Proteins encoded within one genomic window of Methanothrix harundinacea 6Ac:
- a CDS encoding DUF2124 domain-containing protein produces the protein MKKINDIKGLGGMLNGFRDLVKEDESITFVGTPGFCTPFATFLGFPVREKRLAFVPGLKVEETRALVATGYGMELGKAASPDADVVVILGGMAMPKIGVSIEEMAALLGKIQHKKLIGVCFMGILEQAGWCGTPALGFNYVMNTNLSGDISGV, from the coding sequence ATGAAGAAGATCAACGATATAAAGGGCCTTGGCGGGATGCTCAACGGATTTCGAGACCTGGTGAAGGAGGACGAGAGCATAACCTTCGTCGGAACCCCGGGCTTCTGCACGCCCTTCGCCACCTTCCTCGGCTTTCCCGTCCGGGAGAAGAGGCTGGCCTTCGTCCCCGGCCTGAAGGTGGAAGAGACGAGAGCCCTGGTGGCGACGGGGTACGGGATGGAGCTCGGCAAAGCCGCCAGCCCCGACGCCGACGTGGTGGTGATCCTGGGAGGGATGGCGATGCCGAAGATCGGGGTCTCCATCGAGGAGATGGCAGCCCTTCTGGGAAAGATCCAGCACAAGAAGCTGATAGGGGTCTGTTTCATGGGGATCCTCGAGCAGGCGGGATGGTGCGGGACCCCGGCCCTCGGCTTCAATTACGTCATGAACACGAACCTCAGCGGGGATATCTCCGGGGTATAG
- a CDS encoding class I SAM-dependent methyltransferase translates to MFDVSRDNSAVMKVRRQRIALFRDLAAPLPKPLKLIDVGGTELFWEKMGFADDPDYEITILNLSRTDSHHSNIRLVAGDARDMRGFADGAFDVAFSNSVIEHVGGPSEQRRMAREVMRVGRRYFVQTPNWSFPLEPHFLFPGFQFFPLALKVFLIQRFSLGWYPKIPDREEALAAANSVRLLKRREVEELFSGGTIREEKIFGITSSFIVYGGW, encoded by the coding sequence ATGTTTGACGTCAGCCGGGACAATTCGGCGGTCATGAAGGTGAGGCGGCAGAGGATCGCCCTCTTCAGGGATCTGGCCGCACCCCTCCCAAAGCCCTTGAAGCTCATAGACGTCGGCGGGACGGAGCTCTTCTGGGAGAAGATGGGCTTCGCCGACGATCCGGACTACGAGATAACCATCCTCAACCTCTCCAGGACGGATAGCCACCACTCCAACATCCGCCTCGTCGCCGGGGATGCGAGGGATATGAGGGGCTTCGCTGATGGAGCCTTCGACGTCGCCTTCTCCAACTCAGTCATCGAGCATGTGGGGGGGCCATCTGAGCAGCGCCGGATGGCCCGGGAGGTGATGCGCGTCGGGAGGAGGTACTTCGTCCAGACGCCGAACTGGAGCTTCCCCCTGGAGCCTCACTTCCTCTTCCCGGGCTTCCAGTTCTTCCCTCTCGCCCTGAAGGTCTTTTTGATCCAGCGCTTCAGCCTCGGCTGGTACCCGAAGATCCCCGATAGAGAGGAGGCGCTGGCGGCCGCAAACTCCGTCCGGCTCCTCAAGAGGCGGGAGGTGGAGGAGCTATTTTCCGGCGGAACGATCCGGGAAGAGAAGATCTTCGGGATCACCAGCTCCTTCATAGTCTATGGTGGATGGTGA
- a CDS encoding oligosaccharyl transferase, archaeosortase A system-associated has translation MTKKSVKEKKAGTEGKDQPAPKRRPLERIPDLYIYVGLGVVFLFSLYLRVYKPMSRVLVGDSVLFDGNDGSYHIMLAKSTVLNLQRPWFDPMTFFPRGTEITFGPFNSWAIAILSYMADLGTPSMHTVEVVGAVLPAVFGALLVFVVYFIGRELGGRTAGFMAAVMIAVLPGQFLSRSLIGFADHHAAEVLLSTTAMLFFILAFRSGAGKLTFAAIRRMDLTALKRPLAYCLLAGLFLGLYIDAWSSGHLFVGIILAFVTVQSIVDHMRGRNADYVGISGAIAFFVTLLLVLPFVRAENGFGFTLYSLFQPTILIVGIIFMLFLSVLSSQLVQRKMDRSYFPLIVIGSIVVVFVILMLAVPQFTGALTAGLKIFQPRTGGGATISEASRILERGSIQRNFPGIVPILSPFWLTLIALPLLLLRYRRDDSRNGDMLILAWTVIILALTFAQNRFAYYYAVNVAFLAGYLGSVLLEKTRFLEVEDALVRMARGSSKEAPDQNRAIINFVVVAFLVVLFVYPSMFGSVQGVKIGSFYSQNQVGPMNSDWYESMYWLRDNTPSPEMGIYTIYERPPKGERFPYPDSAYGTMSWWDYGHAIEAVGERLANSNPFQQGIGSIETGVAGSSPFFLAQNESEAEAVAANLDVNRSLYSNIRYVVTDVEMAMGKFHAMAAWSNINPGTYHFSYWQDGQPIMIYRPPYFSSMVARLHFFDGTEARVQEGWTIAYRTDGQGGVSVEPQKRSRNYQELLDSVNESLGRGYAAAEVVSQSPIMTSVPLEALSHYRLVHESPSSITSSGQKYVKVFEHVPGATITGTASPGTDVVISVPISTGRGRSFVYQKSTAAGSDGQFSLVVPYSTEGPESWSTNFDVGPVGPYTLRVGTVQYEEVRVPEGAVIAGSSISL, from the coding sequence ATGACCAAGAAATCGGTGAAGGAGAAAAAAGCGGGCACGGAGGGGAAGGATCAGCCGGCTCCGAAGAGGAGGCCGTTGGAACGGATCCCAGACCTTTACATCTACGTCGGCCTGGGAGTCGTATTCCTCTTCTCGCTCTACCTGAGGGTCTACAAACCCATGTCGCGCGTCCTTGTCGGAGATTCCGTCCTCTTCGACGGCAACGATGGATCTTATCACATCATGCTCGCCAAGAGCACCGTCCTCAACCTCCAGCGGCCGTGGTTCGATCCCATGACCTTCTTTCCGAGGGGGACGGAGATCACCTTCGGCCCCTTCAACAGCTGGGCGATCGCGATCCTCTCTTACATGGCGGATCTCGGCACCCCCAGCATGCACACCGTCGAGGTGGTGGGGGCGGTGTTGCCGGCCGTCTTCGGAGCCCTCCTGGTCTTCGTAGTCTACTTCATAGGCCGGGAGCTGGGAGGGAGGACGGCGGGGTTCATGGCCGCGGTCATGATCGCAGTCCTGCCGGGCCAGTTCCTCTCCCGGTCGTTGATAGGGTTTGCAGACCATCACGCCGCTGAGGTCCTCCTCAGCACCACGGCGATGCTCTTCTTCATCCTCGCCTTCCGGTCGGGCGCCGGCAAGCTCACCTTTGCCGCCATCCGGAGGATGGATCTAACCGCTCTGAAGAGGCCGCTTGCCTACTGCCTGCTGGCGGGCCTCTTCCTGGGGCTCTACATAGATGCATGGTCATCGGGCCACCTCTTCGTGGGGATCATCCTCGCCTTCGTCACGGTCCAGAGCATAGTCGACCACATGAGGGGGAGGAACGCTGATTACGTGGGTATCTCCGGGGCGATCGCCTTCTTCGTCACGCTCCTTCTCGTCCTGCCCTTCGTCAGGGCCGAGAACGGCTTCGGCTTCACCCTCTACTCCCTTTTCCAGCCTACGATCCTGATCGTCGGTATCATCTTCATGCTATTCCTCTCCGTACTCTCCAGCCAGCTAGTCCAGAGGAAGATGGATAGGAGCTACTTCCCCCTGATCGTCATCGGGTCGATAGTCGTCGTCTTCGTCATCCTGATGCTGGCGGTTCCCCAGTTTACTGGAGCCCTGACGGCCGGCCTGAAGATATTCCAGCCCAGGACCGGGGGAGGGGCCACCATATCAGAGGCTTCCAGGATACTGGAGAGGGGCTCCATCCAGCGGAACTTCCCAGGGATCGTCCCGATCCTGTCGCCCTTCTGGCTGACCCTCATCGCCCTGCCCCTCCTCCTCCTGAGGTATCGGCGGGACGACAGCCGGAATGGGGATATGCTGATCCTCGCATGGACGGTGATCATCCTCGCCCTCACCTTCGCCCAGAACAGGTTCGCCTACTACTACGCCGTCAACGTCGCCTTCCTCGCCGGTTACCTGGGATCGGTCCTCCTCGAGAAGACCCGGTTTTTGGAGGTCGAGGACGCCTTGGTCAGGATGGCGAGGGGGTCGTCCAAAGAGGCTCCGGATCAGAACCGGGCCATCATCAACTTTGTGGTCGTCGCCTTCCTGGTGGTCCTCTTCGTCTATCCCTCGATGTTTGGGTCAGTCCAGGGGGTTAAGATAGGAAGCTTCTACTCGCAGAACCAGGTAGGACCGATGAACTCCGACTGGTACGAATCGATGTACTGGCTCCGGGATAACACCCCCTCGCCGGAGATGGGGATCTACACCATATACGAGCGGCCGCCCAAGGGCGAACGGTTCCCTTATCCCGACTCCGCCTATGGGACCATGTCCTGGTGGGACTACGGCCACGCCATCGAGGCGGTGGGCGAAAGGCTTGCGAACTCCAACCCCTTCCAGCAGGGGATAGGGAGCATAGAGACCGGGGTTGCGGGTTCGTCCCCCTTCTTCCTCGCCCAGAACGAGTCGGAGGCGGAGGCGGTGGCGGCTAACCTCGACGTCAACAGGTCCCTCTACTCCAACATCAGGTACGTAGTCACCGACGTGGAGATGGCGATGGGGAAGTTCCACGCCATGGCCGCCTGGAGCAACATAAATCCCGGCACATACCATTTCAGCTACTGGCAGGACGGCCAGCCGATCATGATCTATCGGCCTCCCTACTTCAGTTCGATGGTCGCCCGGCTCCACTTCTTCGACGGGACGGAGGCGAGGGTCCAGGAGGGGTGGACGATCGCCTACCGCACCGACGGTCAGGGCGGGGTATCGGTGGAGCCCCAGAAGAGGTCTCGAAACTACCAGGAGCTCCTCGATAGCGTCAACGAGAGCCTGGGGCGGGGCTATGCGGCGGCCGAGGTGGTATCCCAGAGCCCGATCATGACCTCAGTTCCCCTGGAGGCCCTGAGCCATTACAGGCTCGTCCACGAGTCCCCGAGCTCGATCACCTCCAGCGGCCAGAAGTACGTAAAGGTATTCGAGCACGTTCCGGGGGCCACGATCACCGGGACGGCCTCCCCCGGGACGGATGTGGTCATCTCCGTCCCGATATCGACGGGCAGGGGCAGGAGCTTCGTATATCAGAAGTCCACCGCCGCCGGATCCGACGGCCAGTTCTCCCTCGTCGTCCCCTACTCGACGGAGGGTCCAGAGAGCTGGTCCACCAACTTCGACGTGGGGCCTGTCGGCCCCTACACCCTGCGGGTCGGCACCGTCCAGTACGAGGAGGTCCGGGTCCCCGAGGGGGCGGTGATCGCCGGGAGTTCGATCAGCCTATGA